A window of the Methanoregula sp. genome harbors these coding sequences:
- a CDS encoding glycosyltransferase, with protein MPVVSIIIPTYNQADLLQMALQSVINQTFQDWEAIIVDNYSEDNTKDIIESINDTRIKHVLLSNKGIIAASRNYGIHLAKSDIIAFLDSDDLWYSSKLSICLKNFKQGADAVCHGLWIRKDGILQKKLIPAPSHQNFYKTLLYNGNSEIATSAVMIKKQSFDRNGVFSEDPEIVAAEDYELWLRLSKNNIKWGFIPEVLGEYTVHGKNASGNVKRQMLAEEKVVMKYFRHNDSPHLEEKLSYQKRKMMIVFHAGIRVWQSGHPLNSIPYFCKAFFKIFC; from the coding sequence ATGCCGGTCGTATCGATAATTATACCAACGTATAATCAGGCAGATTTGTTACAGATGGCATTACAATCCGTGATTAACCAGACATTCCAGGATTGGGAAGCAATTATTGTAGATAATTATTCGGAGGATAACACAAAGGATATTATTGAATCAATCAACGATACGAGAATCAAACATGTCTTATTATCAAATAAGGGAATAATCGCCGCATCAAGAAATTACGGAATTCATCTGGCAAAATCAGATATTATCGCATTTTTGGATTCTGATGATTTATGGTATTCATCAAAATTATCAATATGCCTCAAGAACTTCAAACAAGGCGCTGATGCAGTCTGTCACGGACTCTGGATCCGAAAAGATGGCATCTTACAAAAAAAATTAATTCCCGCACCATCCCATCAGAATTTTTATAAAACACTCCTGTATAATGGAAACTCAGAAATTGCAACATCTGCGGTTATGATAAAAAAGCAATCTTTCGACAGAAATGGTGTGTTTTCTGAAGATCCCGAGATAGTAGCAGCAGAAGATTATGAACTATGGCTCCGTCTTTCAAAAAATAACATCAAATGGGGATTTATACCGGAGGTACTCGGGGAGTATACGGTACACGGTAAAAACGCCAGTGGTAATGTTAAAAGACAAATGCTTGCTGAAGAAAAAGTAGTAATGAAGTATTTCAGGCACAATGATTCTCCACATCTTGAAGAAAAACTATCCTATCAAAAAAGGAAGATGATGATAGTATTTCACGCAGGTATACGGGTTTGGCAATCCGGCCACCCTCTCAATTCCATACCCTATTTCTGTAAGGCATTCTTCAAAATATTCTGTTAG
- a CDS encoding SDR family oxidoreductase, protein MTQSILLTGGLGYVGGRVAEWLAKDPDFEIFVTSRNPATAELPKWLPEDHCIKLDILDNEDIKNACEDIDIIVHFAALNEIDSLINPEKALLINGLGTQKLVKSAETAGVTRFIYFSTAHIYRSPLEGTISETTIPRPVHPYAISHRTAEDFVLAATRQEKLQCIVLRLSNSIGAPINSKVDRWSLIGNDLCRQAITTREMRLKTSGLQERDFITLHDVARAVSHMIQLQDDALGDGIFNLGGDKSISIIHLATKIQERCKLMFNFTPPIVRPEPSSNENSVPLKYLIEKLKSTGYYPEGNLEQEIDNTLIFCQKHFSVH, encoded by the coding sequence ATGACACAATCAATTCTCCTTACCGGGGGCCTGGGATACGTTGGAGGGAGAGTAGCCGAATGGCTGGCAAAGGATCCGGATTTTGAAATTTTTGTCACGTCAAGGAATCCTGCAACAGCAGAATTACCAAAATGGCTTCCCGAAGATCACTGTATCAAACTGGATATCCTTGATAATGAGGATATAAAAAATGCCTGTGAAGATATTGATATAATCGTCCACTTTGCTGCATTGAACGAGATAGATTCCTTAATAAATCCAGAAAAAGCTCTTCTCATCAACGGTCTTGGAACACAAAAACTCGTGAAATCAGCGGAAACTGCCGGAGTGACACGATTCATCTATTTCTCAACGGCACATATCTATCGCTCACCCCTGGAAGGTACAATATCTGAAACCACAATTCCGCGTCCGGTTCATCCCTATGCAATATCGCATCGTACTGCGGAAGATTTTGTCCTCGCAGCGACCAGGCAGGAAAAATTACAGTGTATTGTTCTGAGACTTTCCAATAGTATTGGTGCTCCTATCAATTCCAAAGTTGACAGATGGTCACTTATTGGAAATGATCTCTGCCGCCAGGCTATAACAACCAGAGAGATGCGACTCAAAACATCAGGATTACAAGAAAGAGATTTTATCACACTCCATGATGTGGCACGGGCGGTTTCTCATATGATCCAATTGCAGGATGACGCACTTGGAGATGGGATTTTTAATTTGGGGGGGGATAAATCGATATCCATCATCCATCTTGCAACAAAAATTCAGGAACGCTGTAAATTAATGTTTAATTTCACACCGCCAATAGTGCGGCCGGAACCCTCGTCAAATGAGAATTCTGTGCCATTAAAATATTTAATCGAGAAGTTGAAGTCAACGGGATATTATCCAGAAGGGAATCTGGAACAGGAAATTGATAATACCCTTATATTCTGCCAAAAACATTTTTCGGTTCACTGA
- a CDS encoding glycosyltransferase family 4 protein, giving the protein MILCFISDGRSIHIQRWAEYFVQRGHEVHLITYNPMGRDIPGVNEHVITSRWKNLYLSYIPRHFTIKKLVQKIKPDLIHAQFIAKYGFHLIGLKIRPSVVSAWGDDILILPKKNPLIHYYTKKVLDSVDLVYAVSHDLGDHITNDFAIARTKVHYLPFGIDTDIFSPPAEARKRDNQIIEIFSNRGFFPVYDNDTLVRGFAVAYGKNPALRLTLKGDGPLEQSIRDLVASLGLSEVIRFSKKTSYSEVPNDYRHAHIFITTSISDGTPVSILEAMASGLPCIATKVGGTPEWVTDKKTGLLIQPEAPEQVAQAILTLASDPALCSRMGSAAREVILKHGQWNTLMAQAEKDYQALIETYRQDKP; this is encoded by the coding sequence CTGATCCTCTGCTTCATCTCTGACGGACGCAGTATCCATATCCAGCGTTGGGCGGAATATTTTGTCCAAAGGGGACACGAAGTCCATCTCATTACGTATAACCCGATGGGCCGGGATATACCGGGGGTCAATGAACATGTAATCACCTCGCGCTGGAAAAACCTCTACCTTTCCTATATTCCCCGACATTTCACGATAAAAAAACTTGTACAAAAAATCAAACCGGATCTCATCCACGCACAGTTCATCGCAAAGTATGGATTCCATCTCATTGGATTAAAAATTCGTCCTTCAGTTGTATCAGCATGGGGGGACGACATCCTTATCCTTCCAAAAAAGAACCCGCTCATCCATTACTATACAAAAAAAGTGCTGGATTCAGTAGATCTCGTTTATGCCGTCTCCCATGATCTCGGGGATCATATCACGAATGATTTTGCCATTGCCAGAACAAAGGTCCATTATCTCCCTTTTGGTATCGATACCGATATATTCTCCCCACCCGCAGAAGCCAGAAAACGGGATAATCAGATAATTGAGATCTTCTCCAATCGGGGGTTTTTCCCCGTCTATGATAACGATACCCTTGTCCGTGGATTCGCAGTTGCATACGGGAAAAATCCGGCGCTCCGGCTTACTCTCAAAGGCGATGGTCCGCTGGAACAGTCAATCCGGGATCTTGTTGCATCATTGGGATTATCTGAAGTAATCAGGTTCAGTAAAAAAACATCCTATTCCGAGGTTCCAAATGACTACCGGCATGCACATATCTTCATTACCACTTCAATATCAGATGGTACTCCTGTTTCCATCCTTGAGGCTATGGCGAGTGGTCTGCCCTGCATCGCCACAAAGGTTGGGGGAACCCCGGAATGGGTGACAGATAAAAAAACAGGGTTGCTCATCCAACCAGAAGCGCCGGAACAGGTTGCACAGGCAATTCTCACCCTTGCTTCAGATCCCGCCCTCTGCTCGCGTATGGGATCTGCTGCACGCGAAGTAATTCTCAAACATGGTCAATGGAATACCCTGATGGCACAGGCAGAGAAAGATTATCAGGCACTCATCGAAACATATAGACAGGACAAACCATGA
- a CDS encoding dTDP-4-dehydrorhamnose 3,5-epimerase family protein — MIEGVLVKPLRQILDERGKIMHMIRNDDPEFISFGEIYFSCVYPGVIKGWHIHKKMTLNYAVPFGTIKLVLYDDRNSSKTRGELQEIFLGPENYCLVQIPPLVWNGFKGVGTTPSIIANCSTIPHDPDEIERKNSDDPGIPYRWELQNK; from the coding sequence ATGATTGAAGGTGTTTTGGTTAAACCTCTTCGGCAGATCCTTGACGAACGGGGTAAAATTATGCATATGATACGAAATGATGACCCGGAATTCATCAGTTTTGGTGAGATCTATTTCTCATGCGTATACCCGGGGGTGATCAAAGGATGGCACATCCATAAGAAAATGACCCTGAATTATGCAGTCCCATTCGGCACTATCAAACTTGTTCTCTATGATGATCGCAATTCCAGTAAGACCCGTGGAGAACTGCAGGAAATTTTCCTTGGACCGGAGAATTATTGTCTTGTTCAGATTCCCCCACTTGTCTGGAATGGCTTTAAAGGAGTGGGAACCACCCCTTCAATTATAGCAAATTGTTCAACGATTCCTCATGACCCCGATGAAATTGAACGTAAGAATTCCGATGACCCCGGTATTCCCTACAGATGGGAGCTCCAAAATAAATGA
- a CDS encoding oligosaccharide flippase family protein: MSEIHSEIQRHGTMYLISSMGITIIGFIATIFYAHWVGAGVLGAYFLFLSFFSILGFIADFGIGTAGTQRICEGKDPDSFFTASLVIRLGIYLLLTAGLIFFRERFVDLNQTGLFWVLIIVVGIATLQTSFAMAIGASNRLGLAASTTLINNIARIVIQVISVFLGYQVYGLIGGLVVGILIELIIQLKFIDYHFKKFMWAHVKSLLSFSSWAVLISAGTILFDNISLILIAYFLSVSDVGIFGVCLTFSFFALFISTALVNTLYVKVSRWNAQEDMNAIAISLSRATTYSLIFALPILTGGILLGYNLLYYLYGSSFATGATALVIIIAMRVIQSILNLYTNFLMATDHAKQAVVGIIVGISANIILCILLIPHIGIAGAAIGAFVNVIISFFIARIYLARIIPITLEITPIRHIVLATVIMTISLLILGGVLLNQSALKTILMVFAGAAIYFLVLLKVNKQIRDDAYRILKITWIPK, encoded by the coding sequence ATGAGCGAAATCCATAGTGAAATTCAGCGGCATGGTACTATGTACCTGATATCATCCATGGGTATCACGATTATTGGGTTTATTGCCACAATTTTTTATGCTCATTGGGTTGGAGCGGGTGTTCTTGGTGCATATTTCCTGTTTCTTTCATTTTTTAGTATTTTGGGTTTCATTGCTGATTTTGGAATAGGAACTGCAGGCACACAACGCATCTGCGAAGGAAAAGACCCGGATAGTTTTTTTACTGCCAGTCTCGTGATTCGTCTTGGAATTTATTTACTCCTGACAGCAGGGTTAATTTTTTTCCGGGAGCGGTTTGTTGATCTCAACCAGACTGGATTATTCTGGGTGTTAATTATTGTTGTTGGTATCGCCACACTTCAAACATCTTTTGCAATGGCAATTGGCGCCAGTAATAGATTGGGACTTGCAGCATCTACAACCCTGATAAACAACATTGCCCGAATCGTAATTCAGGTTATTTCAGTTTTTCTCGGGTATCAGGTATATGGGTTAATTGGAGGTCTTGTCGTTGGCATCCTGATAGAATTAATAATCCAATTAAAATTCATTGATTACCACTTTAAAAAATTCATGTGGGCACATGTCAAAAGTCTGCTTTCCTTTTCAAGCTGGGCAGTTCTCATCAGTGCAGGTACTATCCTTTTCGATAACATCAGTCTCATACTCATTGCGTATTTCCTGTCCGTTTCCGATGTAGGTATCTTCGGAGTGTGCTTAACATTTTCATTTTTTGCCTTGTTCATCAGCACGGCACTTGTCAATACCCTCTACGTAAAGGTAAGCAGGTGGAATGCGCAGGAGGATATGAATGCCATTGCTATCTCACTCTCCCGTGCAACAACCTATTCCCTCATCTTTGCACTACCTATTCTCACCGGGGGTATCCTTCTCGGGTACAACTTGTTATACTACCTGTATGGTTCTTCCTTTGCCACGGGTGCAACGGCGCTTGTCATTATTATTGCCATGAGAGTGATTCAGTCGATTCTGAACCTTTACACAAATTTTCTGATGGCAACCGATCATGCAAAACAGGCGGTTGTAGGAATCATTGTTGGAATATCTGCAAATATAATTCTCTGCATTCTGCTTATACCTCATATCGGTATTGCTGGCGCTGCAATTGGAGCATTTGTCAATGTAATTATCAGTTTTTTTATTGCCCGGATATACCTTGCCCGGATAATCCCCATCACACTTGAAATAACACCGATCAGGCATATTGTCCTTGCTACTGTTATCATGACCATCTCCCTACTCATTCTGGGGGGGGTGCTCCTGAACCAGAGCGCACTCAAGACTATCTTAATGGTCTTTGCCGGTGCAGCAATTTATTTTCTCGTGCTTCTAAAAGTTAATAAACAGATACGTGATGATGCATACAGAATCCTGAAAATTACATGGATACCAAAATAA
- a CDS encoding glycosyltransferase family 4 protein translates to MLANFFNSKEFLESYNVSFIYRYTPEYENGMNKRIFTSIEKIPVHIYDHFDLYNLADSIRWKICHKPLKILINLLLIKYIFLFVNIIKLRKMLQKTKIDILHVNNGGYPGSYSAIAMVFAAKLCGVQRIIFVVNNIAQGYQSPERWLDYLLDRVVIKRVAVFVTGSQYAGHKLHKNLGVPQSKISCIHNGITGRVVTETREQVIQRLGIPKNRLFFSVIAILDERKGQMYLFQALKLFKDTYGTKEMPFCIIEGTGKDEKRLKHFVKEQELENNVLFIPYEMQIFNLMNASDFIILPSVKNEDFPNIILESMSLCKPIIASNFSGIPEQIEHMKSGILVKPKDIPGLMDAIKKIVGSKDLRITLGKNAKMRFDNEFTEKIAIEHYNELYKHLIEEMPL, encoded by the coding sequence ATGCTTGCAAATTTTTTCAATAGTAAAGAATTCCTGGAGTCGTATAATGTATCATTTATCTATAGATATACACCCGAATACGAAAATGGGATGAATAAAAGGATTTTTACATCTATTGAAAAAATCCCGGTTCATATCTACGATCACTTTGATTTGTATAATCTGGCAGATTCAATCCGTTGGAAAATCTGTCACAAACCATTAAAAATTCTCATCAACCTCCTGCTAATCAAGTATATTTTCCTTTTTGTAAATATTATCAAATTGAGGAAAATGTTACAAAAAACCAAAATTGATATCCTTCATGTGAATAATGGAGGATATCCCGGGTCATATTCAGCAATCGCTATGGTTTTTGCTGCAAAACTATGTGGCGTCCAGAGGATTATATTTGTTGTAAACAATATCGCCCAAGGGTATCAATCTCCCGAACGATGGCTGGATTATTTATTGGATCGGGTTGTTATAAAACGAGTGGCAGTATTTGTGACCGGGTCGCAGTATGCCGGGCACAAATTACATAAAAATCTCGGAGTGCCTCAATCTAAGATTTCATGTATTCACAATGGTATTACCGGTCGTGTGGTTACTGAAACCCGCGAACAGGTTATTCAGAGATTGGGTATCCCAAAAAACCGTCTCTTTTTTTCTGTAATCGCGATTCTTGATGAACGCAAAGGTCAGATGTACCTGTTCCAGGCATTGAAACTATTCAAAGATACGTACGGCACGAAAGAAATGCCTTTTTGCATAATCGAAGGAACCGGAAAAGATGAAAAAAGATTGAAACATTTTGTAAAGGAACAGGAATTAGAAAATAATGTTCTTTTCATTCCCTATGAAATGCAGATATTTAACCTGATGAATGCGTCAGATTTTATCATCCTTCCATCAGTGAAGAATGAAGATTTTCCCAATATCATTCTTGAATCAATGAGTCTTTGCAAACCGATAATTGCCAGCAACTTTTCGGGCATCCCGGAACAGATAGAACATATGAAATCAGGTATTCTTGTTAAACCTAAAGACATACCAGGTTTAATGGATGCAATAAAAAAAATAGTTGGCAGTAAAGATCTTAGGATAACCCTTGGAAAAAATGCAAAAATGAGATTTGATAATGAATTCACGGAAAAAATTGCAATAGAACATTACAACGAATTATACAAACATCTTATTGAGGAGATGCCATTATGA
- the rfbF gene encoding glucose-1-phosphate cytidylyltransferase yields MKVGILCGGYGTRIRDVAENIPKPMIPIGEYPILWHIMKYYASWGHDNFVLCLGYKGDIIRDYFANYRSHTMDFTIDMSGKAPIEYHNKQIAENWKVTLAETGQNAMTGARIKRVMKYFKGEENFMLTYGDGVGNIDINKLLDFHNSHGKILTVTGVRPPGRFGELQCNDHGLVTEFNEKPQTTGGRISGGFFVCRNEIFNYLDDREDNIFEQEPLRNLVADGEMMVFKHDGFWQPMDTSREYQLLNQLYEQKKAPWVIW; encoded by the coding sequence ATGAAAGTAGGAATTTTATGTGGAGGATATGGAACCCGGATTCGTGATGTGGCTGAAAATATCCCTAAACCAATGATCCCTATCGGAGAATATCCCATTCTCTGGCATATTATGAAGTATTATGCATCGTGGGGACATGATAATTTTGTTTTATGCCTGGGGTATAAGGGCGACATTATACGGGATTATTTTGCGAATTACCGTTCCCACACAATGGATTTTACCATTGATATGAGTGGGAAGGCCCCCATTGAATATCACAACAAACAGATAGCAGAAAACTGGAAGGTTACACTTGCTGAAACCGGACAGAACGCAATGACGGGTGCAAGAATAAAACGCGTTATGAAATACTTCAAAGGGGAGGAAAATTTTATGCTGACCTATGGGGACGGGGTCGGCAATATTGACATTAATAAGTTGCTCGACTTCCATAATTCGCATGGGAAAATCCTCACAGTTACCGGGGTAAGACCCCCGGGACGATTCGGAGAACTCCAATGCAATGATCATGGACTTGTTACGGAGTTTAATGAGAAGCCCCAGACAACCGGAGGAAGAATATCAGGAGGGTTTTTTGTCTGCCGTAATGAGATATTCAATTACCTTGACGACAGAGAAGACAATATTTTTGAACAAGAACCTCTCCGGAACCTTGTTGCAGATGGCGAGATGATGGTCTTTAAGCATGACGGGTTCTGGCAACCAATGGATACTTCACGGGAATACCAGCTCCTCAATCAACTCTACGAACAAAAGAAAGCTCCCTGGGTGATATGGTGA
- a CDS encoding SDR family NAD(P)-dependent oxidoreductase, translating into MKWKDKRVLVTGAGGFIGSHLVDELLNKGADVTAFVHYNARNNWGMLEGQYNDETPNLNVIAGDVTDSLFVKKAVSEKDYVFHLAALIGIPYSYVAPESYINTNIKGTLNIMQACHDAGVERVVHTSTSEVYGTAQYTPIDEKHPLQGQSPYSASKIGADKIAESFYCSFGLPVTTIRPFNTFGPRQSTRAVIPTIITQALTSNSIKLGSLTPIRDLTYVADTVQGFIKFAESKKTIGMTVNTGSGRGVTIGELADIIISQVNPEARIICEDKRVRPEKSEVLELLCDNRCAKELAGWKPAYTLEEGLSLTIDWMKEHIASYKPGSYTV; encoded by the coding sequence ATGAAATGGAAGGACAAACGGGTGCTGGTGACCGGTGCCGGAGGTTTTATCGGCAGTCACCTTGTCGATGAGTTACTCAATAAAGGAGCGGATGTCACCGCGTTCGTGCATTACAATGCCAGGAATAACTGGGGCATGCTCGAAGGGCAGTATAATGATGAAACCCCCAACCTTAACGTAATAGCCGGTGATGTTACAGATTCCCTGTTTGTGAAAAAAGCGGTCTCTGAAAAAGATTATGTATTCCATCTTGCCGCACTCATCGGGATCCCGTATTCCTACGTAGCACCGGAGTCCTACATCAACACGAATATCAAAGGTACCCTCAATATTATGCAGGCTTGCCATGATGCAGGTGTAGAACGCGTGGTGCACACCTCAACAAGTGAAGTATACGGCACTGCACAATACACACCCATTGATGAAAAGCACCCTCTTCAGGGGCAGTCACCGTACTCGGCAAGTAAAATCGGTGCAGACAAAATTGCAGAATCATTCTACTGCTCATTCGGTCTACCGGTCACTACTATCCGCCCGTTCAATACGTTTGGACCCCGCCAGTCCACCCGTGCGGTTATCCCGACAATTATTACCCAGGCCCTCACGTCTAATTCCATCAAACTTGGATCACTTACGCCGATTCGGGATCTGACTTATGTCGCTGACACCGTTCAGGGATTCATCAAATTTGCAGAGAGCAAAAAGACCATCGGGATGACCGTCAACACGGGTTCCGGCCGTGGCGTCACTATCGGCGAACTTGCCGATATCATCATCAGCCAAGTGAACCCGGAGGCACGGATCATCTGCGAGGACAAACGGGTAAGGCCGGAGAAGAGCGAGGTCTTGGAACTCCTCTGTGACAATCGGTGCGCAAAGGAACTGGCCGGCTGGAAACCTGCTTATACCCTTGAGGAGGGACTCTCACTGACCATTGACTGGATGAAAGAACATATCGCTTCCTATAAGCCGGGATCCTATACGGTGTAA
- a CDS encoding NAD(P)-dependent oxidoreductase, with protein sequence MENMDNSEIIFRDKRVLITGASGFIGRHLLHQLRAYGSHIATISRNNNDFPRDVRQCIVDIKDTHAIRQCIESYQPEYIFHLAAYKDRNETVQAFYSSIDTNLMGTLNIFSAANDENSVKSIVTLGTAEEYGNTIPPFTEKFRECPVTPYSFSKVCVSHMGELFSDLFDLPVTIIRPTLAYGPGQGTDMFLPSLITSLLEDKPFEMTLGEQTRDFIYVTDLVEALILASRNTQAQGQIINIGSSVPIKIADIAEKIEKLIGKNGFVNIGKKPYRKNEVMEYYVDVKKAEDILGWKAKTSLEDGLKETIAYYRGVKFL encoded by the coding sequence ATGGAAAACATGGATAATTCTGAAATCATCTTCCGGGATAAAAGGGTCCTAATCACCGGTGCTAGTGGGTTTATCGGCAGGCATTTACTGCATCAATTACGAGCATACGGCAGTCACATAGCGACAATCAGCAGAAATAATAATGATTTCCCAAGAGATGTTCGGCAATGCATTGTTGACATTAAGGATACTCATGCTATCCGGCAATGCATAGAGTCGTATCAACCGGAGTATATTTTTCATCTCGCAGCTTACAAGGATAGAAATGAGACAGTTCAGGCATTCTATTCATCAATCGACACAAATTTAATGGGAACGTTAAATATTTTTTCTGCGGCAAACGATGAGAACTCCGTAAAGTCAATAGTAACTCTTGGTACTGCAGAAGAATATGGAAATACGATACCTCCATTTACAGAAAAATTCCGGGAGTGTCCTGTCACACCGTACTCGTTTTCAAAAGTATGTGTCTCACATATGGGGGAATTGTTTTCTGACCTTTTCGATCTTCCGGTTACTATCATACGTCCTACTTTGGCATATGGTCCGGGTCAGGGAACGGATATGTTTTTGCCATCGCTTATAACATCACTTCTTGAGGATAAACCATTTGAAATGACCCTGGGTGAGCAGACCCGGGATTTTATATATGTTACAGATCTTGTTGAAGCGCTAATCCTCGCCTCCAGAAATACTCAAGCACAGGGCCAGATAATCAATATTGGAAGTAGTGTTCCGATAAAAATCGCAGATATCGCAGAAAAAATTGAGAAACTGATTGGTAAAAACGGTTTTGTCAATATCGGGAAAAAGCCGTACAGGAAAAACGAAGTAATGGAGTATTATGTGGATGTAAAGAAAGCTGAGGACATTTTGGGTTGGAAAGCAAAGACTTCGCTAGAAGATGGTCTTAAAGAGACAATTGCCTATTACCGCGGAGTGAAATTCCTTTGA
- the rfbG gene encoding CDP-glucose 4,6-dehydratase — protein sequence MVNSVFEIFKKKKILITGDTGFKGSWLAYWLHYLGAEVYGFALHPERDYDHYAALGLEKLIHHKDGDIREFAQISDFIKKIQPEFVFHLAAQPLVRKSYNEPKLTFDTNIGGTVNILETVRFTPSVKVLITITSDKCYKNKEWCWGYRENDELGGKDPYSASKAAAEIVYSAYQDSFFNDRSQFGAASVRAGNVIGGGDWSNDRIVPDCIRALQNNKPIELRNPYATRPWQHVLEPLSGYLLLASRMYDNPKQYSGSYNFGPESREMHTVQDVAKELISVWGAGEIKITKKDNDPPEAGLLHLNCDKAHHHLGWYPRWGFEKTVEQTANWYKSVKTGKSAESVTRQQIVEYMES from the coding sequence ATGGTGAATTCCGTTTTCGAGATCTTTAAGAAAAAAAAAATACTGATTACCGGAGATACCGGTTTCAAAGGTTCATGGCTGGCATATTGGCTCCATTACCTTGGTGCAGAGGTTTATGGATTTGCCCTGCATCCTGAGAGAGACTATGATCATTACGCTGCACTAGGACTCGAAAAACTGATTCATCATAAGGATGGGGATATTCGAGAGTTTGCCCAGATCAGCGACTTCATAAAAAAAATTCAACCGGAGTTTGTTTTTCATCTCGCAGCCCAACCGCTTGTACGAAAATCCTATAATGAGCCGAAACTCACTTTCGATACGAATATCGGAGGAACAGTCAATATTCTTGAAACCGTCCGGTTTACCCCTTCTGTAAAAGTCCTGATCACAATAACCTCCGATAAATGTTATAAAAATAAAGAATGGTGCTGGGGATATCGGGAGAATGATGAACTGGGCGGAAAAGATCCTTACAGTGCTTCAAAAGCAGCTGCCGAAATCGTATACTCTGCATATCAGGACTCCTTTTTCAACGACAGGTCACAATTCGGAGCTGCAAGTGTCAGGGCAGGAAACGTAATCGGGGGTGGAGACTGGTCCAATGATCGGATTGTACCTGATTGCATCAGAGCCCTCCAAAATAACAAACCGATTGAATTAAGAAATCCTTATGCCACCAGACCCTGGCAACACGTACTGGAACCATTGTCCGGCTATCTTCTCCTTGCTTCACGTATGTATGACAACCCCAAGCAGTACAGTGGATCCTATAATTTTGGCCCTGAAAGCCGGGAAATGCATACGGTACAGGATGTTGCAAAAGAACTGATTTCGGTTTGGGGTGCAGGGGAAATTAAAATCACCAAAAAAGACAATGATCCACCGGAAGCAGGTCTTCTTCATCTGAATTGCGATAAGGCACATCACCATCTCGGCTGGTATCCCAGATGGGGTTTTGAAAAAACGGTCGAGCAGACCGCAAACTGGTATAAATCCGTAAAAACAGGAAAAAGCGCGGAATCTGTTACCAGGCAACAGATTGTTGAATATATGGAGAGTTGA